A single region of the Streptococcus sanguinis genome encodes:
- a CDS encoding adenine phosphoribosyltransferase, which yields MNLKDYIATIENYPKEGVTFRDISPLMADGNAYSYAVREIVQYATDKKIDMIVGPEARGFIVGCPVAFELGIGFAPVRKPGKLPREVISADYEKEYGVDTLTMHADAIKPGQRVLIVDDLLATGGTVKATIEMIERLGGVVAGCAFLIELDELKGREVIGDYDYKVLMHY from the coding sequence ATGAATTTAAAAGACTACATTGCAACAATCGAAAATTATCCAAAGGAAGGCGTGACATTCCGTGATATCAGCCCATTAATGGCAGACGGAAATGCTTATAGCTACGCTGTTCGTGAGATTGTGCAATATGCGACAGATAAGAAGATTGACATGATCGTTGGACCGGAAGCTCGTGGCTTTATCGTGGGCTGTCCAGTTGCCTTTGAGTTAGGAATCGGCTTTGCTCCAGTCCGCAAGCCTGGTAAGCTTCCTCGTGAGGTTATCTCAGCTGACTATGAAAAAGAGTACGGTGTTGATACCCTAACTATGCATGCGGATGCTATCAAGCCAGGTCAACGCGTTCTGATTGTAGATGATCTCCTTGCGACTGGTGGAACAGTGAAGGCAACGATTGAGATGATTGAGCGCCTTGGTGGTGTAGTAGCTGGCTGTGCCTTCCTTATTGAGCTGGATGAGCTCAAGGGTCGCGAAGTTATCGGCGATTACGACTACAAGGTTCTGATGCACTATTAA
- a CDS encoding SDR family NAD(P)-dependent oxidoreductase: MRTIIITGASGGLAQEMVKLLPHDRLILVGRSKAKLEKLYGERENIDLVELDITDSSALERFAERIDSQYGHVDVLVNNAGYGIFEEFDKISSSDIEAMFEVNTFALMNLSRIFGARMKQAGQGHIVNIVSMAGLIASSKSSLYSATKFAAIGFSNAMRLELLPFGVYVTTVNPGPIKTSFFDQADPDGSYVKAVDKYILEPDFVASKIVSSFGKKKREINLPGILNLAHKLYTLFPRIADKIAANMFNYK; the protein is encoded by the coding sequence ATGAGAACCATCATCATCACTGGGGCTAGCGGTGGGCTGGCTCAGGAAATGGTTAAGCTCTTGCCCCATGACCGACTGATTTTGGTCGGACGGAGCAAGGCTAAGCTGGAAAAACTATATGGAGAAAGGGAAAATATTGACCTAGTTGAGCTAGATATCACAGATAGCTCAGCTTTGGAAAGATTTGCTGAACGGATTGACAGCCAGTATGGCCACGTAGATGTCCTAGTCAATAACGCTGGCTATGGAATTTTTGAAGAATTTGACAAAATCAGCTCCAGTGATATCGAGGCCATGTTTGAAGTCAATACCTTTGCCCTGATGAACCTGTCCCGGATCTTTGGAGCTCGCATGAAGCAGGCAGGTCAAGGACATATCGTTAATATCGTTAGCATGGCTGGCCTCATTGCAAGCAGCAAGTCAAGTCTGTATTCGGCGACTAAGTTTGCAGCTATTGGTTTTTCAAATGCTATGCGTTTGGAACTCCTGCCTTTTGGTGTTTATGTCACGACGGTGAACCCAGGTCCTATCAAAACTTCCTTTTTCGATCAAGCAGATCCTGACGGTTCCTATGTAAAAGCAGTCGACAAGTATATCCTTGAGCCTGACTTTGTAGCGAGCAAAATTGTCAGTTCCTTTGGTAAAAAGAAGCGGGAAATTAATCTACCTGGGATTCTCAATCTAGCTCACAAGCTTTATACCCTTTTTCCAAGAATTGCCGACAAGATAGCAGCCAATATGTTTAACTATAAGTGA
- a CDS encoding cystathionine beta-lyase: MTDYIDLALKYGGFTSLDRVYLEQVLAGLTEEQKLSFITPPPSVINAYFAELYQKKSPEAATAYFLEISQALDLWNAEPSFVESKPFVRLNLSGKSYGFCYESEEVGLVFPEKPEPVTADLLFEIAQVFPQYLVYEEAGRIKMVPLKAESQVVDSQALTALTDWQQLADGCQRVLGYNQDEVSQLAQSYAGKKYYHSQNRSAMIYII, encoded by the coding sequence ATGACTGATTATATTGACCTGGCTCTGAAATACGGCGGTTTTACTAGCCTAGACAGGGTCTACTTAGAGCAAGTATTGGCTGGCCTGACAGAGGAGCAGAAGCTGAGCTTCATCACACCGCCGCCTAGCGTTATCAATGCTTACTTTGCTGAGCTTTATCAAAAGAAAAGTCCGGAAGCCGCGACAGCCTATTTTTTAGAAATCAGTCAGGCGCTGGACTTGTGGAATGCGGAGCCTAGCTTTGTAGAAAGCAAGCCTTTTGTCCGGCTCAATCTTTCTGGCAAGTCCTACGGCTTTTGCTATGAGAGTGAGGAAGTCGGCTTGGTCTTTCCTGAAAAGCCAGAGCCGGTAACAGCTGACCTGCTCTTTGAAATCGCCCAAGTCTTTCCACAGTACTTGGTCTACGAAGAAGCTGGGCGAATAAAAATGGTACCTCTCAAAGCTGAATCTCAAGTCGTGGATAGTCAGGCGCTGACTGCTTTGACCGATTGGCAGCAGCTAGCGGATGGCTGCCAGAGAGTTCTGGGCTACAATCAAGATGAAGTCAGTCAGCTGGCTCAGTCCTATGCTGGCAAAAAATACTATCACTCGCAGAATCGCTCTGCCATGATTTATATCATTTAG
- a CDS encoding DnaD domain-containing protein, whose product MTYLSAFKSGNLVIPSALLLHFKDIFDSSDDFLVWQFFYLQNTTSLEELAPSQIAEHIGKTLSEVNRSMSHLTEKGLLQYKTIELNGETEVIFDASPALEKLDELLAAKSGHQTVAKAPQNVLKDLVETFQQELGRLLTPFEIEDLTKTVQDDKTNPDLVKAALREAVFNGKANWKYIQAILRNWRKEGITTLAQVEAKREEREAANPQNVTVSDDFLNAMNLWKD is encoded by the coding sequence ATGACTTATTTATCAGCTTTTAAATCGGGCAATCTAGTAATCCCGAGCGCTCTTCTTTTACATTTTAAGGACATCTTTGATTCCAGCGATGATTTTTTGGTCTGGCAGTTTTTCTATTTGCAAAATACGACTTCTCTGGAAGAGCTGGCGCCTAGTCAGATTGCGGAGCATATTGGCAAGACCCTGTCAGAAGTCAATCGCTCTATGTCCCATTTGACGGAGAAAGGTCTCTTGCAGTATAAGACCATTGAGCTGAATGGAGAGACAGAGGTTATCTTTGATGCTTCACCGGCTTTGGAAAAGCTGGATGAACTGCTGGCAGCCAAAAGTGGTCATCAGACTGTGGCAAAGGCACCTCAGAATGTCTTGAAAGATTTGGTTGAAACCTTTCAGCAGGAGTTGGGCCGTCTCCTGACACCCTTTGAAATTGAGGACTTGACCAAGACTGTTCAAGACGACAAAACCAATCCTGACTTGGTCAAGGCTGCCCTTCGTGAAGCTGTGTTCAATGGCAAGGCCAACTGGAAGTATATTCAGGCTATCTTGCGCAATTGGCGCAAGGAAGGCATCACTACGCTTGCTCAGGTAGAAGCCAAACGGGAAGAACGTGAAGCAGCTAATCCTCAAAATGTGACAGTTTCAGATGATTTCCTCAATGCCATGAATTTATGGAAGGACTGA
- the metA gene encoding homoserine O-acetyltransferase MetA, producing MPIKIDKKLPAVDILSSENIFVMDDDRADHQDIRPLNILVLNLMPQKMVTETQILRHLANTPLQLTIDFLYMSSHQSKTTRAEHMETFYKTFDEVKNRYFDGLIITGAPVEHLPFEAVDYWEEFQRVIEWSKTHVFSTLHICWGAQAGLYARYGVDKHQMTRKLSGVYSQLADSSNLLFRGFDDEFYAPHSRHTEVLKEDIVNLTNLEILSYGEDTGLSVLASRDLREVYSFGHMEYDRDTLSKEYFRDLKAGKNPHIPENYFKNDDVHTTPALCWSSAAALFFSNWVNYAVYQETPFDWESPENDVSFFAYL from the coding sequence ATGCCAATTAAGATTGATAAGAAACTGCCAGCTGTTGACATTTTAAGTTCTGAGAATATCTTTGTCATGGATGACGATAGGGCGGACCATCAGGATATCCGCCCTCTGAATATTCTGGTACTCAATCTCATGCCCCAGAAAATGGTGACGGAAACTCAGATACTGCGCCACTTGGCTAATACTCCGCTGCAGTTGACTATTGACTTCCTCTACATGAGCTCTCATCAGTCTAAAACGACACGTGCAGAGCATATGGAGACTTTTTATAAGACTTTTGATGAGGTTAAAAATCGCTATTTTGATGGCTTGATTATCACTGGTGCACCGGTAGAGCATCTGCCTTTTGAAGCAGTGGACTACTGGGAAGAGTTCCAACGGGTGATTGAGTGGTCCAAGACCCATGTCTTTTCGACTCTGCATATCTGTTGGGGAGCTCAGGCTGGACTTTACGCTCGCTACGGCGTGGACAAACACCAGATGACACGCAAATTATCAGGTGTTTATAGCCAGTTGGCTGACAGCAGTAATCTACTTTTTCGTGGCTTTGACGATGAGTTTTATGCGCCGCATTCCCGTCATACCGAAGTTCTGAAGGAAGATATTGTCAATCTGACCAATCTGGAAATTCTTTCGTATGGAGAGGATACGGGTCTCTCTGTGCTGGCTAGCCGGGACTTGCGAGAGGTGTATAGCTTCGGTCATATGGAATACGACCGCGATACTCTATCCAAGGAGTATTTCCGCGACTTGAAGGCAGGGAAGAATCCACACATTCCAGAGAATTATTTTAAAAACGATGATGTCCATACGACACCGGCCTTGTGCTGGAGTTCGGCCGCTGCACTCTTTTTCAGCAATTGGGTCAATTATGCTGTCTATCAGGAGACGCCTTTTGACTGGGAAAGTCCTGAAAATGATGTATCGTTTTTTGCTTATCTATAA
- the recJ gene encoding single-stranded-DNA-specific exonuclease RecJ, producing the protein MISSKYDWQFATNFTDEKFIKKAKKAGLEHAAASLLYQRGVQTEEALQEFLEPSLDQLHDPYDLHDMDRAVERIRTAIENYEQILIYGDYDADGMTSASIVKEALEQLGAECQVYLPNRFTDGYGPNSSVYKYFIENQGISLIITVDNGVAGLEAIDLAQSLGVDVIVTDHHSMPEELPNAYAIVHPEHSGADYPFKHLAGCGVAFKLATALLEEVQVELLDLVAIGTIADMVSLTEENRILVKYGLSVLKNTQRVGLQELFKIAGIQPDELDEETVGFQLAPRLNALGRLDDPNPAVELLTGFDDEEARDIALMINQKNDERKEIVQQIYEEAQTMLDPKRPVQVLAKEGWNPGVLGIVAGRLLEELHQPVIVLNIEDGIAKGSARSIEAVNIFEALDSHRDLFVAFGGHAGAAGMTLEADKLAELSDILTAYILDNDLDLTGKTVLYLDEELHLPELTLDTLKSFEKLAPFGMDNKKPLFYLKDFKVDNTRTMGAGNSHLKLKISQGDATFEVVAFGQGSLATEFAQTKNLELAVSLSVNKWNGQTSLQLMLVDARVDGVQLFNIRSKNATLPDKVPVLRFTEELPDLTNSRAVVVYDLPDDLQVLKKILQSQDFEAIYFKNEIAKPYYLTGYGNREQFAKLYKTIYQFPEFDVRYKLKDLAAYLKIDPILLIKMIQIFEELGFVSITEGVMTVNKEAEKKEIDSSHIYQDLKRLVKEQELMALGTVQEIYDYLMER; encoded by the coding sequence ATGATTAGCTCAAAATATGACTGGCAGTTTGCCACTAATTTTACAGACGAAAAATTTATAAAAAAGGCTAAGAAAGCTGGATTAGAACATGCCGCTGCCAGTCTCCTTTACCAAAGGGGTGTGCAGACTGAAGAAGCTCTGCAGGAATTTTTGGAGCCTAGTTTAGACCAGCTTCACGACCCTTATGATCTGCATGATATGGATCGGGCAGTGGAGCGGATTCGCACAGCGATTGAGAATTATGAGCAGATTTTGATCTATGGCGATTATGATGCTGATGGGATGACCTCGGCATCAATTGTCAAGGAAGCCTTGGAGCAGTTGGGGGCTGAGTGTCAGGTCTATCTGCCCAATCGTTTTACGGACGGCTATGGTCCTAATAGCAGTGTTTACAAGTATTTTATTGAAAATCAAGGCATCTCGCTCATTATTACAGTAGATAATGGTGTTGCGGGACTTGAAGCTATCGATCTAGCCCAGTCTCTGGGCGTGGATGTTATCGTGACGGATCACCACTCCATGCCTGAGGAGCTGCCAAACGCTTATGCGATTGTCCATCCGGAACATAGCGGAGCGGATTACCCTTTCAAGCATCTGGCTGGCTGTGGGGTGGCTTTTAAGCTAGCAACAGCCTTGTTGGAAGAAGTCCAAGTCGAACTTTTGGACTTAGTGGCCATTGGGACCATCGCTGATATGGTCAGTCTGACGGAGGAAAATCGGATTCTGGTTAAATATGGCCTTTCTGTTCTCAAAAATACCCAGCGAGTAGGTCTTCAGGAACTCTTCAAAATAGCTGGTATTCAGCCTGATGAACTGGATGAAGAAACGGTTGGCTTTCAGCTTGCCCCCCGACTCAATGCCTTGGGACGATTGGATGACCCCAATCCAGCGGTTGAGCTTTTGACTGGCTTTGATGATGAAGAAGCTCGTGACATTGCACTTATGATCAACCAGAAAAATGACGAGCGCAAGGAAATTGTCCAGCAGATTTATGAAGAAGCGCAAACCATGCTGGACCCTAAGAGACCAGTGCAGGTGTTGGCCAAGGAAGGTTGGAACCCTGGTGTGCTAGGGATTGTCGCTGGGCGCTTGCTGGAAGAGCTGCACCAGCCAGTCATAGTGCTTAATATTGAGGATGGAATCGCTAAGGGCAGCGCCCGCAGTATTGAAGCGGTCAATATCTTTGAGGCCTTGGACAGCCACCGTGACCTCTTTGTAGCCTTTGGTGGGCATGCTGGAGCGGCTGGAATGACCCTTGAAGCAGACAAACTAGCAGAGCTATCTGATATCCTGACAGCCTACATCTTAGACAATGATTTAGATTTGACTGGCAAAACAGTCCTGTATTTGGACGAGGAGCTGCACCTGCCAGAACTGACCCTGGATACACTCAAAAGCTTTGAAAAACTGGCGCCTTTTGGTATGGATAATAAGAAGCCGCTTTTTTACCTCAAGGATTTTAAAGTGGACAATACTCGGACTATGGGAGCTGGCAATAGCCATCTCAAGCTAAAAATTTCTCAGGGAGATGCTACTTTTGAAGTAGTAGCTTTTGGGCAAGGAAGCCTGGCGACAGAGTTTGCCCAAACCAAGAATCTGGAGCTGGCTGTCAGCCTCTCTGTCAATAAATGGAATGGACAGACTAGTCTCCAGCTCATGCTGGTAGATGCTCGTGTGGACGGCGTTCAGCTTTTCAATATCCGCAGCAAAAATGCGACGCTGCCTGACAAGGTTCCAGTCTTGCGTTTCACAGAAGAGCTGCCAGATTTGACAAATAGCAGAGCGGTTGTGGTTTATGACCTGCCTGATGATTTGCAGGTTTTGAAGAAGATTCTTCAGTCTCAGGATTTTGAAGCGATTTACTTTAAAAATGAGATTGCCAAGCCTTATTATCTGACTGGTTATGGCAACCGTGAGCAGTTTGCCAAACTCTACAAGACAATCTATCAGTTCCCCGAGTTTGATGTTCGCTATAAGCTAAAGGATCTGGCAGCTTATCTGAAAATTGATCCTATTCTCTTGATCAAAATGATTCAGATTTTTGAAGAACTTGGCTTTGTCAGCATCACCGAAGGAGTCATGACGGTCAATAAGGAAGCTGAAAAGAAAGAAATTGACAGCAGTCACATTTACCAAGACCTCAAGCGCTTAGTCAAAGAGCAAGAACTCATGGCACTGGGCACTGTGCAGGAGATTTATGATTATTTGATGGAGAGATGA
- a CDS encoding class I SAM-dependent methyltransferase → MTANLQAYKAHLQAPWGKLQYDIVFAFLESLKDKKILDFGSGFGIVADFLAEKNQVTAIEPNSEMIAERKQNFSYEQLQGSLNLLKNLPDQSFDVIICHNVLEYVSDPALYLAEFSRLLKKDGKISLVKHHEVGRVMHTVVFENDPEKAQQLLAGEAYQTHSMGAAKVYQIQDVISGLPLEVEDYQGVRIFYGLQSNDYKTAPDWAEKMLEMELVVCNQSPYRDIAAFQHVWLVKS, encoded by the coding sequence ATGACAGCTAATCTACAAGCTTACAAAGCTCATCTGCAGGCGCCTTGGGGCAAGCTTCAGTATGATATTGTTTTTGCCTTTCTAGAGTCACTGAAGGACAAGAAAATCCTGGATTTCGGCAGTGGTTTTGGAATTGTGGCTGATTTTCTAGCGGAAAAAAACCAAGTGACCGCCATCGAGCCGAACTCAGAAATGATTGCTGAGCGCAAGCAGAACTTTTCCTATGAGCAATTGCAAGGCAGCTTGAACCTTCTGAAAAATCTGCCTGACCAGTCTTTTGATGTCATCATCTGTCATAATGTCTTAGAGTATGTATCTGATCCTGCTCTTTATTTAGCAGAATTTTCCCGTCTCTTAAAAAAGGACGGCAAAATTTCTCTGGTTAAGCATCACGAGGTTGGACGAGTTATGCATACGGTGGTTTTTGAAAATGACCCAGAAAAGGCCCAGCAGCTTTTGGCGGGTGAGGCATATCAAACCCACAGCATGGGGGCTGCTAAGGTCTATCAGATCCAAGATGTGATTTCAGGTCTTCCATTAGAAGTTGAGGATTATCAAGGAGTACGAATTTTTTATGGGCTGCAATCCAATGACTACAAAACTGCCCCTGATTGGGCTGAAAAGATGCTTGAGATGGAGCTGGTTGTCTGCAACCAATCTCCTTATCGGGACATCGCTGCATTTCAGCATGTTTGGCTAGTCAAGTCCTAG
- a CDS encoding HD domain-containing protein, with product MLERLQQQLAFTNELEKLKATHRNNRTLDAYRFENSAEHSWQGALMALVFQEYIPEEVNLEKVMSILLIHDLGEIYAGDTFIFDDVGKSDSYDRELESLKISLDKLPSDQQESFLGLWQEFETGISIEAKYARVLDALVPLLNHLEVAQPHDNPHGLTKSQVIAKKSFIQETSESLWELAQEVIDQSVAKGLYLDE from the coding sequence ATGCTTGAACGTCTACAGCAGCAGCTGGCTTTTACCAATGAGCTGGAAAAGCTGAAAGCCACTCATCGCAACAATCGTACCTTGGATGCCTATCGTTTTGAGAATTCTGCAGAGCATAGTTGGCAGGGGGCGCTCATGGCGCTAGTCTTTCAAGAATATATTCCCGAAGAAGTCAATCTGGAAAAGGTCATGTCTATATTACTAATTCATGATTTGGGAGAAATTTATGCTGGCGATACCTTTATCTTTGACGATGTAGGCAAGAGCGATTCTTACGATAGAGAGTTGGAGTCCTTGAAAATCAGTTTGGACAAGCTACCATCAGATCAGCAGGAATCCTTTTTAGGGCTCTGGCAGGAATTTGAAACCGGCATTAGCATAGAGGCTAAATATGCCCGAGTGCTGGATGCTCTGGTTCCCCTTCTCAATCACTTGGAAGTTGCTCAGCCCCATGACAACCCTCATGGCCTGACCAAGTCGCAGGTCATCGCTAAGAAATCCTTTATCCAAGAGACCTCTGAAAGTCTTTGGGAATTAGCCCAGGAAGTTATTGACCAAAGTGTTGCTAAGGGACTTTACCTGGATGAATGA
- the miaA gene encoding tRNA (adenosine(37)-N6)-dimethylallyltransferase MiaA codes for MKTKIIVIVGPTAVGKTALSIEVAKRFNGQIISGDSQQVYRGLDIGTAKIRPEEQEGIPHHLLDVRKVGESYSAYDFVTEAAQAIREIAAQGQLPIICGGTGLYIQSLLEGYHLGGTVPHEEILTYRAQLDSWSDEALFRKIAELGIEIPQINRRRAMRALEIVHLGGSLENSQPDYEALLICLDDERERLYERINQRVDLMIEAGLLEEARWLFEKAPTSQASKGIGYKELFPYFEGQMSLEEAVDKLKQNTRRFAKRQLTWFRNRMSVTFYQVGNPDYKNQVMEDIRKFLDK; via the coding sequence ATGAAAACCAAGATAATTGTGATAGTGGGGCCTACGGCGGTCGGAAAAACGGCTCTGAGTATCGAGGTAGCCAAGCGATTCAATGGCCAAATCATCAGCGGTGACAGTCAGCAGGTCTATCGTGGCTTAGATATTGGCACGGCTAAGATTCGTCCGGAGGAGCAAGAGGGCATTCCCCATCATCTGCTGGATGTGCGGAAGGTTGGAGAAAGCTACTCAGCCTATGATTTTGTGACTGAGGCAGCTCAGGCTATTCGTGAGATTGCGGCTCAAGGTCAGCTTCCCATCATTTGCGGTGGCACAGGGCTCTATATCCAGAGCTTGCTTGAGGGCTACCATCTGGGCGGCACTGTCCCTCACGAGGAGATTCTGACCTATCGGGCGCAGCTGGACAGTTGGTCAGATGAAGCTTTGTTTAGGAAAATAGCAGAGCTGGGTATCGAGATTCCACAGATAAATAGACGTAGGGCTATGAGAGCGCTGGAGATTGTCCATCTGGGAGGTTCGCTAGAAAACAGTCAGCCAGATTATGAAGCCTTGCTGATTTGTCTAGATGATGAGCGGGAGCGGCTTTATGAGCGAATTAATCAGCGAGTAGATCTGATGATAGAAGCTGGACTTTTAGAAGAAGCCCGTTGGCTGTTTGAGAAAGCTCCGACCAGTCAAGCCAGCAAGGGTATCGGCTACAAGGAACTTTTCCCCTACTTTGAAGGGCAGATGAGCCTTGAAGAGGCCGTGGACAAGCTCAAGCAGAATACCCGCCGTTTTGCCAAGCGACAGCTGACTTGGTTTCGCAACCGGATGTCCGTGACCTTTTATCAGGTGGGAAATCCAGACTATAAAAATCAGGTTATGGAGGACATCAGGAAGTTTTTGGACAAGTAG
- the hflX gene encoding GTPase HflX: MIETEKKTERVFLVGVELADTENFDLSMEELQSLAKTAGAEVVGSYSQKREKYDSKTFVGSGKLEEIRQMVDAEEISTVIVNNRLTPRQNVNLEESLGVKVIDRMQLILDIFAMRARSHEGKLQVHLAQLKYLLPRLVGQGIMLSRQAGGIGSRGPGESQLELNRRSVRNQIHDIERQLKAVEKNRATVREKRLESSIFKIGLIGYTNAGKSTIMNCLTGKSQYEADELFATLDATTKNINLSGQLNVTLTDTVGFIQDLPTELVSSFKSTLEESKNVDLLVHVIDASDPHHEEHEKTVLDIMKELDMLDIPRLTLYNKADKAEDFTPTLTPYFLISAKADNSRAVLQQVLLERMKELFLPFTIKVAPAKAYKIHDLEKVAIMGNREYIDDIETISGWIAEKNKWKLEEFYD, encoded by the coding sequence ATGATAGAAACAGAGAAAAAAACAGAGCGAGTCTTTCTGGTCGGTGTGGAACTAGCAGACACGGAGAATTTTGACCTATCTATGGAGGAGCTGCAAAGTCTGGCTAAGACTGCAGGGGCTGAGGTAGTCGGCTCCTATAGCCAGAAGCGGGAAAAGTATGACAGCAAGACCTTTGTCGGTTCTGGTAAGTTAGAAGAAATCCGGCAGATGGTTGATGCCGAAGAGATTTCGACCGTCATCGTCAATAACCGTCTGACACCTCGCCAAAATGTCAATCTGGAGGAAAGCTTGGGCGTTAAGGTCATTGATCGCATGCAGCTGATTTTAGATATTTTTGCCATGAGGGCTAGGAGTCATGAGGGCAAACTTCAGGTGCACCTGGCCCAACTCAAGTACCTGCTGCCTCGCTTGGTTGGGCAGGGTATTATGCTCAGCCGTCAAGCTGGTGGAATCGGCTCCCGTGGTCCTGGTGAAAGCCAGCTGGAGCTCAATCGACGCAGTGTACGCAATCAGATTCATGATATTGAGCGCCAGCTCAAGGCAGTGGAGAAAAATCGGGCGACCGTTCGTGAAAAACGGTTGGAATCCAGTATTTTCAAAATCGGCCTCATCGGTTATACCAATGCTGGCAAGTCTACGATCATGAACTGCTTGACTGGTAAGAGTCAGTATGAGGCTGACGAACTCTTTGCGACGCTAGACGCCACGACCAAGAACATCAACCTAAGTGGCCAGCTCAATGTCACTCTGACAGACACAGTTGGCTTCATTCAGGATTTGCCGACGGAGCTGGTGTCAAGCTTTAAGTCTACTCTAGAGGAGAGTAAAAATGTTGATTTGCTGGTCCATGTTATTGATGCTAGTGATCCACACCATGAGGAACACGAAAAGACTGTCCTCGACATTATGAAAGAGCTGGACATGCTGGATATTCCTCGGCTGACACTCTATAACAAAGCGGACAAGGCTGAGGATTTTACTCCGACCCTGACTCCATATTTTTTGATTTCAGCTAAAGCGGATAATAGCAGAGCTGTTTTACAGCAAGTCCTGCTGGAGCGGATGAAAGAGTTATTTTTGCCTTTTACCATCAAGGTAGCGCCGGCTAAAGCATACAAGATTCATGATTTAGAGAAAGTCGCGATTATGGGGAATCGAGAATATATAGACGATATCGAAACCATTTCAGGTTGGATTGCCGAGAAAAACAAATGGAAACTGGAAGAATTTTATGACTGA
- the rnz gene encoding ribonuclease Z — MQLQFLGTGAGQPSKARNVSSLVLKLLEEINEVWMFDCGEGTQHQILETTIKPRKISKIFITHLHGDHIFGLPGFLSSRSFQANEKQTDLEIYGPKGIKNFVLSSLRVSGSRLPYRIDFHEFDENSLGKILETDKFTVYADKLDHTIFCVGYRVMQKDLEGTLDADKLRAAGVPFGPLFGKVKNGQDIVLEDGTKIIAADYISAPRPGKTIAILGDTRKTSASVRLAVAADVLVHEATYGKGDEKLARNHGHSTNMQAAEVAKEAGAKRLLLNHISARFLAKDISQMRRDASTVFEKVHVVKDLEEVEI; from the coding sequence ATGCAATTACAATTTTTAGGAACCGGAGCCGGTCAGCCATCCAAGGCTCGCAATGTGTCCAGCCTTGTCCTCAAGCTTTTGGAGGAAATCAATGAGGTCTGGATGTTTGACTGCGGTGAAGGTACCCAGCACCAGATTTTGGAGACGACGATTAAACCGCGCAAAATCAGCAAGATTTTCATCACGCATCTGCATGGCGACCATATTTTCGGCTTGCCGGGCTTTTTGTCCAGTCGTTCTTTTCAGGCTAATGAAAAGCAAACGGACTTGGAAATTTATGGTCCCAAAGGCATTAAGAACTTTGTCCTGTCTAGTCTGCGCGTGTCTGGTTCACGTCTGCCTTATCGGATTGATTTTCATGAGTTTGATGAAAATAGTCTGGGCAAGATTTTGGAAACAGACAAGTTCACTGTTTATGCGGATAAGCTGGATCACACGATTTTCTGTGTGGGTTATCGGGTGATGCAGAAAGATTTGGAAGGAACGCTAGATGCAGACAAACTACGGGCAGCGGGCGTACCTTTTGGTCCCCTCTTTGGCAAGGTCAAGAACGGTCAGGATATCGTCCTAGAAGATGGGACCAAAATTATTGCAGCAGACTATATCTCAGCTCCTCGTCCGGGCAAGACCATTGCTATTCTGGGTGATACTCGGAAGACATCTGCTAGCGTCCGCTTGGCTGTGGCAGCAGATGTGCTGGTCCATGAAGCGACCTATGGCAAGGGAGATGAAAAATTGGCCCGTAATCACGGTCACTCTACCAATATGCAAGCCGCAGAAGTAGCTAAGGAGGCCGGCGCTAAGCGCCTCCTCCTCAACCATATCAGTGCTCGCTTTCTAGCCAAGGACATCAGCCAAATGCGGCGCGATGCCAGTACTGTCTTTGAAAAGGTTCATGTGGTCAAGGACTTGGAAGAGGTGGAGATATGA